The sequence ACTTGTAAAGTCTTTTCTGCAGCTTGAATTCCTGCTAAATAGCTTTTATTACTTTCATAAAAAGCCATAGTAGCAATGTCTTTTACCTCCGGCTTAATTACCAAATCCGGAGTAAAATCATCAAGATTAAATTCTAATATTCTTCTTGACATGTTATCTATGCTTGTCGATATATTTTTTATAAAATTCAATCTCCTTATCTTCCGATTATCCGGAAAGTGTTTGATGATTGGATAGAAATTTTTATTTAAATAGTTCCTAATTTTTATTTCAATATTTATTTTTTGAGCAGACCATTTCTTAAGTCCCAGATATTCATTTAAAACAACAGCACATCTATGTTCGGAATTGACCAGCAGACTAACCGGAACCGGATTAACAATACCTCCGTCCATCAATAATCTTTCCTGATATTTATAGGGTTTAAAAAAACCAGGGAGCGAGATGCTGGCTCTTACTGCCGGCACCAGATCGCCCGTATC comes from bacterium and encodes:
- a CDS encoding patatin-like phospholipase family protein; the encoded protein is MIEQKVSHKKLGIALGSGGAKGIAHIGVLEVLEEKNIAINEISGSSIGAMIGAAYASGVTIEEMKEIAFSIDLKKLWTFFDFTNPMTGGLIKGDVVEEFLDTILPVKRFEELQIPFKCVATDLKTGEPVIFDTGDLVPAVRASISLPGFFKPYKYQERLLMDGGIVNPVPVSLLVNSEHRCAVVLNEYLGLKKWSAQKINIEIKIRNYLNKNFYPIIKHFPDNRKIRRLNFIKNISTSIDNMSRRILEFNLDDFTPDLVIKPEVKDIATMAFYESNKSYLAGIQAAEKTLQVL